The DNA segment GTGCTTGCCTCTGTAAAGGTGTTGTGTCTACTTTGAGGTTATAGATATCTTGGAATCCATCTCTCTTTTCTACCCATTTAGTATCTCATGTCtgttctcttattttttttgaaaagctgTAACTAGAATTTTGTTAATGTATTTATGCAGATGAGCTTGATGATTAGTTACTCACTCGATGATGGAGATGGAAACTCCCTCTATTTCCGTGTTATTCTCAAGGAAGATTTTAAACAGTGACTTTTAGTTTCTCAGTTCTTTTTATTATACAGGAGATTATCAAAGACCACCCAAGATTCATAGATTTGTAGAAGATGTTTAGGAGGGTGATACTATCGTAGACAAGGCCTGACACAATCAATGACACTTATGTTACTTTTCTCACTTACAACACTCATGTTTCAAAGCTTTGTTTATGTACCTATAATTCTATCTAGCACATGTTATTAGATTTCAATCTATAGATTCTACACAGATTAAAAATGCTTGTTTTTCATCAGAACACATTACATGTGATTTGATCTTAGTTGAGATCTGTTTCAAACTGATTTGAGATTGTTTATACTTAGCTTAACCTTACCGTCTAAATGACTATCCATTTGATCCAATATTCAGTAGATATATTTCCACTAAATTTTGGTTCCATATTTGTCTGTTTCATCAATTGTCTCGAAAAACATACTGAATATATAGGTGGAGAGATCAGATAAATCTGGTTTTCATCCTTTCTATTCCTAACAGTTTCACATGCATTTTTAggattactattttttttcttagggAAAAACTAGTAGCCATATTCGTTCTATAGACGCCGTGTTCGGCGGTTGCGTCAACAAAATGCTATGTGATGGAGACAAAAATAACAAAGTTGGAGACGCAGAAAACTCAAAATAATGGTTAATATATTGCCTGAGACGCAGAAACTTCGATTCTGATGACGCTGTTTTATTCCGCATCCGTTATATTGGCTAGTAGTTGCCGCAGTGACTGAAAATCAGTGAATCGTATTTTATAGGTGCTGTGTGTTTCTATCATTAAATACTTGATTTTTTAACGTAACCGTCGGAGTCAGCGTCGAAGAAACGAACAGGGCAACAAGGATTAAATTTAAACGCATTCGATGAAACAAAAAGGACTTCAACATATAATCGACACAATAAAATTGcatcaaattttatttgaatattaaTGACTAACCATATTTTCGTTTTGACCAAAAAAGAATgtaaaaacgctaattttacCTCTAATAATCCAATCACCGACGCCTCTCAAAACTCACTCAATCACCACGAAAAAAATCGCAGGGAGTAATCAATTTACCGTTTCGCCCCTCCGTCTCCATTAATGCAccctctgcttttttttttaagatctcTCTTCAAAGCaaaagatctctctctctctctcagatcAATCTAACAGAGATACAATGGGATCTCTGCCACCGCCACATCTCGACTTCTCCTCCGCCAATCACGGCAACGAACATCACCACCACCAAGAAATCTCCAAAGACAACCTCCTCGCCCTCTTCAAATGCCAGCAAGATCTCCTCAACTACTTCTTCAAACACCTCGACCTCTCCCAAACCCTCGACTTCTCCCGCGTCCTCCTCTCCACCTCCGGCACCGTCTTCTTCACCGGCGTCGGCAAATCCGCCTTCGTCGCCAACAAAATCTCCCAGACCCTCATCTCCCTCAGCTTCCGCTCCTCCTTCCTCTCCCCTCTCGACGCGCTTCACGGCGACATCGGCGCTCTCTCCTCCCGCGACGTTCTCGTCCTCTTCAGCAAGTCCGGCTCCACCGAGGAGCTGCTCCGTCTCGTCCCCTGCGCTAAGGCTAGGGGAGCCTTCTTGGTGTCTCTCACCTCCGTCCCTGGGAATCCCCTCGCTGGAGTTTGCGATATGAATGTGCATTTGCCGTTACAGAGGGAGTTGTGTCCGTTTAATCTCGCTCCGGTGACGTCTACGGCGATCCAGATGGTGTTTGGGGATACCATTGCGGTTGCGCTCATGGCGGCTAGGAATCTAACGAAGGAGGAGTATGGCGCTAATCATCCCGCCGGTAGGATCGGCAAGAGCTTGATTTTCAAGGTTTGATATCGACATGATTAGCTTTAGAATAGGCCTGGCCGGTTTGTAACTAAACCGGAATCCGATCCGATCTAAACcgggttttaaaattaaatactcAAAGGGGTAAGTACTTTGGTTATCGGATATTGTccaaaccaaaataattatCCGTAATTAAacctattaattttaaatataagtttaaGATAATctagatattttataaatatttcggAAATTGTAGTAATTAAACCCGCCCATGCCCCATGCCTATTTAAGAACCTGTAGGCTATAGAGTTGGGTGTGAATCTATTATTGGCCATTTGTTGCAGGTAAAGGATgtaatgaagaagaaagaagagctTCCGGTTTGTAAAGAAGGAGACTTGATAATGGATCAGTTAGTTGAGCTAACCAGCAAAGGATGTGGGTGTTTGCTTGTGGTTGATGAACATCATCGCTTGATCGGTACATTCACAGATGGAGATCTTCGCAGGACTCTTAAAGCAAGTGGAGAAGCAATCTTCAAACTCTGCGTTGGAGAAATGTGCAACAGGTTAGAGACTGCTTTAGACCGTATAAAATGTTGGCGTGTGTTGAGATCTTACGTTGCGCCTATTGTTTTGAAAACAGGAAGCCGAGGACGATTGGACCGGAAACAATGGCTGTTGAAGCCATGAAGAAGATGGAGTCACCGCCATCGCCTGTACAGTTTCTACCGGTGGTTAATGAAGACAACACCTTGATTGGAATTGtaacattgcatggtttggtttCAGCTGGTCTCTGAATACGAAGCTGCCTCGTATATCCGAGTTTTCTACACATAAGTTCATTCTTTTTACGTTGGTGTATTGTTGCTGATATTCACAGCTAGTGAATGATTGTATTGTGCCTATTAGTACACTCCCATGTAATGTACTCTCTTAAACGTTTACGTAAAATATGTATAGAGTATAAGAATATTCTTATATTATTGTCCTCTCATCTCTTTAAGCTCTCCTTTGTACTCATCCTGTGGTTGCAGGTTATACAAAAAATAGCTGAAGAAACAAAGACAATGCAGTCACTGTTTATGGCTTAACTTGCGTACCAATACATTCCTAACTGATGACAACCACTGTATACACCATTTTGATTAGTGTTACTGTTTGATATTTGTTTCTATGAACACCAAGAACCAAAATTTCTTCGTAATTGCTTTCCATCAACTCTCCACCCTCATTTGTTACAATGAATAATACCAAAAACTTAACCGACACAGATATGTAAAAGAATCAGATCCTATTGCATTTGACGATCAATGGAGAAATATGAATAaatactaactttttttttgttgaataaagAATAACTTGAGCTGCTAGTAAAGATAAAATCTAGAGAAGTAGAGTTAATAAAGATACAAGTAATAAATAACACAAATATTTTAGAGTCTCTATGCAGTTGTTCATACCTTgctatttttgttgttgttgctacTAATGCTGTTTTCATCATTGTTCTCGTTCTCACCAGACATGTCCTCGAGAGACTTGCCTTTAGATTCAGGAACCAACAATGTAAAGACTATCCCCAAAAGATTAACCACACCCAAAACAATGAGCGAGTTTCATGACACCAATCCCAGGAGTATATTGGATTTTGTCCccaaaaatatcataataaattagTGCAATATGATAGTATGATTTAGACATGGCGATAAGTTTACAACTGATATAACCTTTTCAGCATTTTGTGATAGGTATACCAAATATGCtgataatataaattgaataaTGACGAAACGATATAATCGTTAGAGCGAGTGAGCGACCATGATTCCATCGGCCTTACGATCATACAGTAGAAGTAAAAAACATACTTGGTAATAAGATCTTTTAAGAAATTATGTTCTTATGAAAAGGTGTGGGTCTTTACCGAATGATTGAGGTGTTACATATGCCAGGGACGCTGCAAGTGTTAGGTTCAGATAAGACAGAAGTTATACGAGACAATTGTATATATGGTAGACAACAAAAAGACTACCTTCATATATGGGGGTGATGGTTTCTCTATTCACCCATAACCTGTATGCAACTTTTGacacaagaaaatatttaacaaaaacttaactaacataaacaaatatcaacttttgataaaatatagcTTTCAGACTTTTGAGTGGACATTCCACATAGCTTTGAAACACATTAGAGCAAATTTTGCGAAGTCTAGTGTCATATTCGGAACCAGTTAAGCGAATTTCTCGTTAAATTCTTAAAGCATTTGAgcaaattccaagtggaatctGCTGATGTGATTCGAACCAGTTCAAActatggtggattcaaaatttcttttaatatatttgtgcTTGTAAACTGTATGTAGGATTAGCTTTCGTTTATGTACTTTAGATTTTGTTTAGTATTATGAccaaaacatttaatattaatgaagGGTTTAAAACTTCCAGTAAATACATTAATTTTCATTCCCCCTTCTTTGTGTTAAATCTGACAAAAAAGTGgtccttttcatttttttaaaaacttcattACTTCCATTTATTGATCAATAACCACGTGTTACATGTACAACCATCTCTAATTTATTCCACAACTAAAATTTAAAGAGACACAAAATTCCTTGTAAGCCAAATACGCATTGTGATCTctttaaaaagataaagataaatgAGTGATCTCATCTAAGTGATCTAACAAATTTACTGACATTTGATGATAAAATCATCTCTCTTTTTGGTGCAAGTGTTTGATGATAAATCTATATCAAGAAAACGATAATAACCAAGCTGCTACCCCCATGCAAATTTTCATTATATAAGAGCATCCAGAGCCGGCTCTAATCCATGGCAACATGTACAATTGTCATGAGTCCATAGGtccaaaatttttaatgttattttactaattaaaaagatctatttttgtttgttaaatattaattagttggtgaaattataataaaaagatctatgattaactaaatataatttaaatacaataagaacaaaaaattaacttacACCATTCTCAATTTTTCTATTAAcaaaatctagtctatactcaaaaactcatttttaatttttttttttggaataccacaattttttatttagttcatGGAAAtggaataaataaaaattgagaaaaaacttataaaaaatttttattttatattttccctaaggtcattaaattttttaagacAGCACTAAGAGCATCTAAAACAATTCTGCAAAAGGccctaaatttctaaaaaaactaCTACAAATTCTAAttaaaaattgcaaaaaaaattagaccctGTGCAAATGGACTTCTTGCACATGGCAAGAGACAGGTAGAACTTTCATTGAATTTTGAGTTTATGTTTTTGTTCAGCTGCAGTAGATGGGAGTCACGGGACGAATCAGTACATGTGGTAAACGTTTTTCAGTTTGATCGTAAATCAAATCTTCGCAAGGTATAGTTATAAGTTCTAACTCAAACCTTAATTATGATTTTAACTTTACAAGTCTTAACcttttttttatgacaaaacATCTAAGCTCATGTACAAATCTATTTATCAACTTTCGGATCTTTTCCCCACCCTTCGCTAATTTTATCTCTAATTAGTAAttacaaatcacaaaacattGCATTTAACAGATTTTTGTCGTTAGacaacatttttatttaattattttgctTTTTCCCCCAAAAAGGGCCAAACTTTATCATGATAGCACATAACCCAAGAAGAATTATGAAACCCGCTCCGATTCAGAAGATGAAGAAtcaaacacaaattaaaaaaactttcttTTGCATCTTCTCCCTCTGTAACAGAAACAGAGGCTCTGTTTCTGAGATCTCCTCTGTTTCTAAcattttcctctgtttttttccCAGGAAACAGAATGAAAgtgtctctttttctttttcccgGAAGGAGAGATATTTGTGAATAGGTAGCTGCACCCACCTTAAGTTTCGTGTTGAGGTTAAAgaagattacatatatatataaataaattctcgagctttttttcttaatgataTACCTTCTTCTGGGTTTTGAGAATCTATCActtatcttctctgttttggctATGCAGAAACTTTTCTCGCAGTTTGTTAACGGCAAAGTTGTTAAAGGTTCCTCCTTTTATTAGATCAGGGCTTTTGGGAACGTACTTAGCTTGTCTATATGTGTCTAGAGCCATGGATTCTGAACAGAGTTTTCCTCCAAGAGACGTTGTGAAATGCTGTGACTTTGTTTGTGATTATTCCCTTGGGGCATGTACTAGAACGGTGAAAAGAAAGTTCAACGAAGAAGGGAACCTTATGTTGTTGTTGTCACGACGCTCTTCTGATTCATCTTCAACCGCAAGGTTACTAGTTGAGAACCAATGTGCTGCTCTACTTGAGGATCTTTCTAGCCAGAGGAAGATAGTGAAAGATCTTCACTTGGAGCTTGAAGAGGAGAGAAACGCTGCTGCTTCAGCAGCTAACGAGACAATGTCGATGATACTTAGGCTGCAGAGAGAGAAGGCTGAGATACAGATGGAAGCTCGGCAATTCAAAGGGTTTGCTGAGGAGAAGATGACTCATGACCAAGAAAAGCTTAAGGTTCTGGAGGAGTTGTTGTATGAGAAAGATCAAGCTATTGAGGCCTTGTCTTATGAGGTTGAAGCTTATAAGGATAGCTTGCTGAGCTGTGGGATAACTGAAGCAGAGATGCAAGATCAGGTTCTTGGTTTTGAAGCTTACCCGTGTGAATACACTTTGAAATGTAGTGTGGATGATGAGAATCCGAGCGGGCCAGATGGTGATGTTGAGGTTGTGGAGAAGGTGATGGTTGGTCAGTCTCCAAGATGGCCATATTATGATCCAAACTCTCCTTTAGAAGCTGCTAAAGAAATAAAAGGGACATTTTCTGCAGACTCTCCTATGTCTTGTAGTAGTGATAGAGTTTATACCATTGACTCAGTTCACGTGGGAGTCTCTGAAGTTAAGATTGATAATGAGCCTAGTAAGATTAGCAAGGAGAAGTtgaaaggtgatcattggaacTCTCCGAGGTACCAAGAACCGGTGGTTATGACTCAGCATGGAGTTAACGAGCCGGATATTGAGAAGCTTTACACAAGGCTTCAAGCACTTGAGGCTGACAGGGAGTCATTGAGACATACCATTGTATCTATGCGAACAGACAAAGCTCAGTTGGTGTTGCTGAAAGAGATAGCACAGCATCTATCAAAGGAAACTGTCACAACAAAGAGGCGAAACCTGGTTAGCAAAATGCCATCTTTCAAAGCATTCTGTGTAGTAACGGTCTTCAAGGTAAAAACAATCATAATCTCTCATATGTAAAACGGTCACAGCATGAAAATTGATATCTGAGTTTCCCTTCGTTCTTGTGTGTGTCTTAGTGGATTGTGTCTTTTGTTTCTTGGAGAAGGAAAGCCAAGCAAAACAAGTAAGAAGATTAGCCTGTTAAAACACttggttattatttttatttttttggttttactgCTTTCTGATGAATGCAGTTATAATGCAATGCAGGTATGTGTACAATTTGTCAGCAAATAATATGGGGATGCTAATGATTCTAGGCGAGGGATCTCGAACTAGGAGATGGAGTTGTTTAACTAGTTCACATGTCTAGATTATCcattcttttctctctcttggCATAGTTAGTGCAAATTGaatgtatattttctttattgcaAGACATGCAATCAAATACATGTATGGATGGTTCAGATTCTTGTTGAATATATTAATCCAAAGTTGATTATTTCCCTCTTTGTTTTTGGATGTTACTTCTTCTCAAGGAAAGATCATAACATAAGtctttagacaaaaaaaactcatctaCTATTGTATGAAAAGAGAGGATTCAAGGCATATACAGATCACGAGGGAGACTGTGTTAAGAGTTGTTGCAATACTTCAAGCTCTTTAGATGGCCTGATCTAAACAGAGGGCAGGCgcataatattttgtttctcctGTACCTCTGGTGAAACAATGGTGCGCAAACCTGGCCAAGGTTATGAATGATTCTGTATCTCTCAGCCTAACATGTTTAAGAAAATCCAAACGAAGTTGCAGAAAAAAACACAACTTGGAGCTTGAAGAGGAGTGGTCTCCCTGTGCAAAATTATTCCAAGATTTGATGCTCTATATCACTTGATTAAGCAACAGCAAATCAATTGTCTCAAAGACTAAAACGAATACGATCTAGAATTTAGAATtggaaattaaattattataataatttaattattttctgttAAATCATTCTAGAAAATCATTTAGAacttattttagtattttaattaaaaattccaCCAAAATACTTTAGAACacaagttaaaatattttcaataacataaGATTTCTAGAAACACTAATATTTCTAGACATACTCTAAAActgacaaattaaaatattttcaataacattaGATTTCAAAATACCCTGTGAATTAACAAGTTTAATAACTAGATTTTTGAGTGACTTTTCTAAAATTCACATTTAAAAAGCGGACTTTTCAATTAATACAAATCAGTTCAACATATCAAATGAATGCATCCATTGTGTGTCTTTCTTTGTCTTAGTTTTAGTTGTGGAATGTGTTGGGCATTTGTTTCTCCTCACTTGTCAGTCATTCACCTTACGATTTAAGGACTTCCGGAATCGGCAAAACGAACGGCAGACAAATAAAATAAGctaattatagaatttaaacaTTGCCAATCATTTTGCTTCTCATAAATAGCAAGCAATTTTAaaccatcaaaattaaaaaaaagtttatatccAAAACGAAATAAAAcagcaaaaagaaaagaaagaacataacaaaataaataaataaaacttccTTTGCAACTAACTGATCTTTCAATA comes from the Brassica napus cultivar Da-Ae chromosome A7, Da-Ae, whole genome shotgun sequence genome and includes:
- the LOC106356728 gene encoding myosin-binding protein 7-like; protein product: MDSEQSFPPRDVVKCCDFVCDYSLGACTRTVKRKFNEEGNLMLLLSRRSSDSSSTARLLVENQCAALLEDLSSQRKIVKDLHLELEEERNAAASAANETMSMILRLQREKAEIQMEARQFKGFAEEKMTHDQEKLKVLEELLYEKDQAIEALSYEVEAYKDSLLSCGITEAEMQDQVLGFEAYPCEYTLKCSVDDENPSGPDGDVEVVEKVMVGQSPRWPYYDPNSPLEAAKEIKGTFSADSPMSCSSDRVYTIDSVHVGVSEVKIDNEPSKISKEKLKGDHWNSPRYQEPVVMTQHGVNEPDIEKLYTRLQALEADRESLRHTIVSMRTDKAQLVLLKEIAQHLSKETVTTKRRNLVSKMPSFKAFCVVTVFKWIVSFVSWRRKAKQNKYVYNLSANNMGMLMILGEGSRTRRWSCLTSSHV
- the LOC106390527 gene encoding probable arabinose 5-phosphate isomerase, whose translation is MGSLPPPHLDFSSANHGNEHHHHQEISKDNLLALFKCQQDLLNYFFKHLDLSQTLDFSRVLLSTSGTVFFTGVGKSAFVANKISQTLISLSFRSSFLSPLDALHGDIGALSSRDVLVLFSKSGSTEELLRLVPCAKARGAFLVSLTSVPGNPLAGVCDMNVHLPLQRELCPFNLAPVTSTAIQMVFGDTIAVALMAARNLTKEEYGANHPAGRIGKSLIFKVKDVMKKKEELPVCKEGDLIMDQLVELTSKGCGCLLVVDEHHRLIGTFTDGDLRRTLKASGEAIFKLCVGEMCNRKPRTIGPETMAVEAMKKMESPPSPVQFLPVVNEDNTLIGIVTLHGLVSAGL